The Photobacterium sanguinicancri genome includes the window AGATGCCTTCATTGATATGCAAAACGGCCGTATTGATTCGATATTTGGTGATACTGCAGTGGTTGCAGAGTGGTTTGAGAAAAACGACAAGCTGGCCTTTGTTGGTCAGCCAGTAACAAACGCTAAATACTTTGGTAATGGCTTTGGTATCGCGATAAACAAAGACAACCAAGCACTTGTGACTCAATTAAACCAAGCCCTGAAAACCATGAAAAACAACGGCCAATACCAAGCCATTTTTGATAAATACTTCGCTAAGTAATAGGTGTAGATATGTTAGTACCTGAATTTCTCACGGGATATAGCGCTGCCCTGCTTTCAGCTGGCTGGGTAACCATTAAACTTTCGTTGGTTAGCGTACTCGTCGGCTTGGTATTAGCAGTCATGTTTGCAGGTGGTGAAATGTCTCGCCACCGCTTTATCGCTTGGCCAGTAACTGCCTTGGTAACGATATTGCGCGGCTTGCCTGAATTGTTAGTCGTCTTGTTTATCTTTTTTGGTTCGACCCAGATATTATTTTTACTAACAGATCAGTACGTTGAAATTAGCCCATTTCTTTCTGGTGTTATTGCACTTTCCCTTATCTTTGCTGCGTACGCATCGCAAACATTACGGGGAGCGTTAAAAGCAGTTCCTGCTGGCCAACGCGAAGCTTATCGTGCGCTAGGTATCCATCCGCTTCATGGTTTTGTTCGTATTATATTACCTCAAGCAATACGCCATGCACTGCCTGGGTTAACGAACCAATGGTTAGTCTTACTCAAAGATACAGCACTGGTTTCTTTAATCGGCGTGACCGATCTGTTGAAGCAAG containing:
- the artQ gene encoding arginine ABC transporter permease ArtQ, producing MLVPEFLTGYSAALLSAGWVTIKLSLVSVLVGLVLAVMFAGGEMSRHRFIAWPVTALVTILRGLPELLVVLFIFFGSTQILFLLTDQYVEISPFLSGVIALSLIFAAYASQTLRGALKAVPAGQREAYRALGIHPLHGFVRIILPQAIRHALPGLTNQWLVLLKDTALVSLIGVTDLLKQAQLTSAATHESFTWYAAAAAIYLIITLITQRVVKQLDNKFSAQGFSQGVKA